A single window of Pseudomonas benzenivorans DNA harbors:
- a CDS encoding ABC transporter permease: protein MHLLRIALASLANRRFTALLTVFAIALSMCLLLAVERVRHEARASFASTISGTDLIVGARSGSVNLLLYSVFRIGNATNNIRWDSFRHFAEHPQVKWAIPLSLGDSHRGYRVLGTSTAYFEHYRFARDRQLQLAEGRPFDSDPFEVVLGAEVAEALHYRLGAELVLAHGVADISLLKHDDKPFTVVGILARTGTPVDRTLHISLGGMQALHLDWQSGMPARGSARISAERARTLDLQPEAITAVLLGLNSKIATFSVQRAINEFRGEPLLAILPGVALQELWSLMGTAERALFVVSLFVVLTGLIGMLTAILTSLNERRREMAILRSLGARPWHIGGLLVLEASALALAGLLLGLLLLYLGIAVAQAPVQAYYGLYLPLNAPTPYEWSLLGAILAAALLMGGVPAWRAYRQSLADGLSIRL, encoded by the coding sequence ATGCACCTGCTGCGCATCGCCCTGGCCAGCCTGGCCAACCGCCGCTTCACCGCGCTGCTGACGGTGTTCGCCATCGCCCTGTCGATGTGCCTGCTGCTGGCCGTCGAGCGGGTGCGCCACGAGGCCCGCGCCAGCTTCGCCAGCACCATCAGCGGCACCGACCTGATCGTCGGGGCGCGCTCGGGCAGCGTGAACCTGCTGCTGTACTCGGTGTTCCGCATCGGCAACGCCACCAACAACATCCGCTGGGACAGCTTCCGCCACTTCGCCGAGCACCCCCAGGTCAAATGGGCCATCCCCCTGTCGTTGGGCGACTCGCACCGCGGCTACCGGGTGCTCGGCACCAGCACCGCCTATTTCGAGCACTATCGCTTCGCCCGCGACCGCCAGTTGCAACTGGCCGAGGGCCGGCCCTTCGACAGCGATCCGTTCGAGGTGGTGCTCGGTGCCGAGGTGGCCGAGGCGCTGCACTACCGGCTCGGCGCCGAACTGGTACTGGCCCACGGCGTGGCCGATATCAGCCTGCTCAAGCACGACGACAAGCCGTTCACGGTGGTCGGCATCCTCGCCCGCACCGGCACCCCGGTGGACCGCACCCTGCACATTTCCCTGGGCGGCATGCAGGCGCTGCACCTCGACTGGCAGAGCGGCATGCCGGCCCGCGGCTCGGCCAGGATCTCGGCCGAGCGGGCCCGCACCCTGGACCTGCAGCCCGAGGCCATTACTGCAGTGCTACTGGGGCTCAACAGCAAGATCGCCACCTTCAGCGTCCAACGCGCGATCAACGAGTTCCGCGGCGAGCCGCTGCTGGCCATTCTTCCCGGGGTCGCCCTGCAGGAGCTGTGGAGCCTGATGGGCACGGCGGAGCGGGCACTGTTCGTGGTCTCGTTGTTCGTCGTGCTGACCGGGCTGATCGGCATGCTCACGGCGATCCTCACCAGCCTCAATGAACGGCGCAGGGAGATGGCCATTCTGCGCTCGCTCGGCGCCCGGCCCTGGCACATCGGCGGCCTGCTGGTGCTGGAGGCGTCGGCGCTGGCGCTGGCCGGCTTGCTGCTGGGCCTGCTGCTGCTGTACCTGGGCATCGCCGTCGCCCAGGCCCCGGTGCAGGCCTACTACGGCCTGTACCTGCCGCTGAATGCGCCGACGCCCTATGAGTGGAGCCTGCTCGGCGCTATTCTGGCCGCCGCCCTGTTGATGGGTGGCGTGCCGGCCTGGCGCGCCTACCGGCAGTCGCTCGCCGACGGCCTGTCCATTCGTTTGTGA
- a CDS encoding MotA/TolQ/ExbB proton channel family protein: protein MAAGGVVMWGLAGLCVLFWTLVFERFWYVRRIFPRWGEERRRAWQRLLREGGGNWQRTVRSAWLAQARQQLAGPLRLGKTLVALYPLLGLLGTVSGMVAVFDVLALNGTGNPRGMAAGVWQATLPTLAGMVLAISGLFSLARLERDARRALEQLADQLRHD, encoded by the coding sequence ATGGCCGCCGGCGGCGTGGTGATGTGGGGGCTGGCCGGGCTCTGCGTGCTGTTCTGGACCCTGGTGTTCGAACGTTTCTGGTACGTGCGGCGGATCTTCCCGCGCTGGGGCGAAGAGCGTCGACGGGCCTGGCAGCGGTTGCTGCGCGAGGGGGGCGGCAACTGGCAGCGGACGGTGCGCAGCGCCTGGCTGGCCCAGGCCCGCCAGCAGCTGGCCGGGCCCCTGCGCCTGGGCAAGACCCTGGTGGCGCTGTATCCGCTGCTGGGGCTGCTCGGCACCGTCAGCGGCATGGTCGCGGTGTTCGACGTGCTGGCGCTGAACGGCACCGGCAACCCCCGCGGCATGGCTGCCGGGGTCTGGCAGGCGACCCTGCCGACCCTGGCCGGGATGGTCCTGGCCATCAGTGGATTGTTCAGCCTGGCGCGTCTGGAACGCGATGCCCGCCGGGCCCTCGAGCAGCTGGCCGACCAGCTGCGTCATGACTGA
- a CDS encoding MotA/TolQ/ExbB proton channel family protein produces MSLRLLFALALLPALAGAAESLDPDQLLQRIRAERVAEVAAMAAREQAFVAERGERARLLAGARAALHEQKAEAERLKAEFDRQEAELAEREQRLNQRAGHLGELFAVVRQSAGDVAGQWQDSLLNAQYPERLGRLTALAESRNLPSAEDLEGYWMLLLEDLAASGRIEQVELPVVAADGTRSAQPVLRVGTFSAFGDGAFLRYDADAGELLAPSRQPAGLGLVADYRGSQEGLARLPIDPSRGALLAQLQRQPTLWDRLQQGGLVGGVIVVLGVVGLLLAIWRLVHLVGVGRGVSAQIRELGTPRADNPLGRVIGVLGPAPQLADLETLELKLDEAILQETPPLERGQGLLKLLAAVAPLLGLLGTVTGMIVTFQAITQGGGDSRLMAEGISQALVTTVLGLVVAIPLLFLHSLLASRSKGLIQLLEQQSAGLIALHLSGTPRRE; encoded by the coding sequence ATGAGCCTTCGACTGTTGTTCGCCCTGGCCCTGCTGCCGGCCCTGGCCGGCGCCGCCGAGTCGCTCGATCCCGATCAGCTGCTGCAGCGCATTCGCGCCGAGCGCGTGGCCGAGGTCGCGGCCATGGCGGCGCGCGAGCAGGCCTTCGTCGCCGAGCGCGGCGAGCGCGCGCGCCTGTTGGCCGGCGCCCGCGCCGCCCTGCACGAGCAGAAGGCCGAGGCCGAGCGGCTGAAGGCCGAGTTCGATCGCCAGGAGGCGGAGCTGGCCGAGCGGGAGCAGCGGCTGAATCAGCGCGCCGGGCATCTCGGCGAGCTGTTCGCGGTGGTTCGCCAGAGCGCCGGCGATGTCGCCGGGCAATGGCAGGACAGCCTGCTCAACGCCCAGTACCCCGAGCGCTTGGGGCGCCTAACGGCCCTGGCCGAGAGCCGCAACCTGCCCTCGGCCGAGGACCTGGAGGGCTATTGGATGCTGCTGCTCGAAGACCTGGCCGCCAGTGGCCGTATCGAGCAGGTCGAGCTGCCGGTGGTGGCCGCCGATGGCACCCGCAGCGCTCAGCCGGTGCTGCGCGTCGGCACCTTCTCCGCTTTCGGCGACGGGGCCTTCCTGCGCTATGACGCCGATGCCGGCGAGCTACTGGCGCCGTCCCGGCAGCCGGCCGGCCTGGGCCTGGTCGCGGACTACCGCGGCAGCCAGGAGGGCCTCGCCCGCCTGCCGATCGACCCCAGTCGTGGCGCCCTGCTGGCGCAGCTGCAGCGCCAGCCGACCCTGTGGGATCGCCTGCAGCAGGGCGGCCTGGTCGGCGGGGTGATAGTCGTGCTGGGCGTGGTGGGGTTGCTCCTGGCCATCTGGCGCCTGGTCCATCTGGTCGGTGTCGGCCGTGGGGTGAGCGCGCAGATCCGCGAACTCGGCACGCCGCGTGCGGACAATCCATTGGGCCGGGTGATCGGCGTGCTCGGGCCCGCGCCGCAGCTGGCCGACCTGGAGACCCTGGAGCTCAAGCTGGACGAGGCGATCCTGCAGGAGACCCCGCCGCTGGAGCGTGGCCAGGGCCTGCTCAAGCTGCTGGCCGCGGTGGCGCCGCTGCTCGGCCTGCTCGGCACGGTCACCGGGATGATCGTCACCTTCCAGGCCATCACCCAGGGCGGTGGCGATTCGCGGCTGATGGCCGAGGGCATCTCCCAGGCCCTGGTGACCACGGTGCTGGGCCTGGTGGTGGCGATCCCGCTGCTGTTCCTGCACAGCCTGCTGGCCAGCCGCAGCAAGGGGCTGATCCAGTTGCTCGAGCAGCAGAGCGCCGGCCTGATCGCCCTGCACCTGTCGGGGACACCGCGCCGTGAGTGA
- a CDS encoding ABC transporter ATP-binding protein: MTQALIELADLGFAWPGQAQLLDIPHFSLQRGETLFLKGPSGSGKTTLLGLLGGVQRAQHGHIRLLGQDLGQLSAGARDRFRVDHTGYIFQQFNLLPFLSVRDNVELPCRFSRLRAQRASQRHGSVDGAAAALLEHLGLQTELLERRADQLSIGQQQRVAAARALIGQPELVIADEPTSALDHDARESFLQLLFAECRAAGASLLFVSHDQSLAHLFDRSLSLAELNRAARTREA; the protein is encoded by the coding sequence ATGACCCAAGCTCTGATCGAACTCGCCGACCTCGGCTTCGCCTGGCCCGGCCAGGCGCAATTGCTGGATATTCCCCACTTCTCCCTGCAACGCGGCGAGACCCTGTTTCTCAAGGGCCCCAGCGGCAGTGGCAAGACCACCCTGCTCGGCCTGCTCGGCGGCGTGCAGCGGGCCCAGCACGGGCATATCCGTCTGCTCGGCCAGGACCTCGGCCAGCTCTCCGCCGGCGCCCGCGACCGCTTCCGGGTCGACCACACCGGCTACATCTTCCAGCAGTTCAACCTGCTGCCGTTTCTCTCGGTGCGCGACAACGTCGAGCTGCCCTGCCGCTTCTCGCGGCTGCGAGCGCAGCGCGCCAGCCAGCGTCACGGCAGCGTCGACGGGGCCGCCGCCGCCCTGCTCGAGCACCTGGGCCTGCAGACCGAGCTGCTCGAGCGCCGCGCCGACCAGCTGTCCATCGGCCAGCAGCAGCGCGTCGCCGCCGCCCGCGCGCTGATCGGCCAGCCGGAACTGGTGATCGCCGACGAGCCCACCTCGGCGCTGGACCATGACGCCCGCGAGAGTTTCCTCCAGTTGCTGTTCGCCGAATGCCGCGCGGCTGGCGCCAGCCTGCTGTTCGTCAGCCATGACCAGAGCCTGGCCCACCTGTTCGATCGCAGCCTGTCGCTGGCCGAGCTCAACCGCGCCGCGCGCACCCGGGAGGCCTGA
- a CDS encoding DUF3299 domain-containing protein, translating to MFRSLFVALLAVLALPCVAEQARELTWSELIPADAPPQISSPAPVHDLSQLADALAAETAPAAKQQAPAAPVVKALHGSAVKLPGYIVPLDVSEEGRVTEFLLVPYFGACIHVPPPPSNQIVHVTSELGVLLDALYQPFWIEGPLQVESSSSELAEAGYRMQAQKIYAYQLEDG from the coding sequence ATGTTCCGTTCCCTGTTTGTCGCCCTGCTCGCTGTCCTGGCCTTGCCGTGCGTGGCGGAACAGGCCCGTGAGCTGACCTGGTCCGAGCTGATCCCCGCCGACGCGCCGCCGCAGATCAGCTCGCCCGCCCCCGTGCATGACCTGTCGCAGCTGGCCGACGCCCTGGCCGCCGAAACGGCCCCGGCGGCGAAACAGCAGGCGCCGGCCGCCCCCGTGGTCAAGGCCCTGCACGGCAGCGCGGTGAAACTGCCGGGCTACATCGTGCCGCTGGATGTCAGCGAGGAAGGCCGCGTCACCGAGTTCCTCCTGGTGCCCTACTTCGGCGCCTGCATCCATGTGCCGCCACCGCCGTCCAACCAGATCGTCCACGTCACCAGCGAGCTGGGCGTGCTGCTCGATGCGCTGTACCAGCCGTTCTGGATCGAGGGCCCGCTGCAGGTCGAGTCGAGCAGCAGCGAGCTGGCCGAGGCCGGCTACCGGATGCAGGCGCAGAAGATCTACGCCTACCAGCTGGAAGACGGCTGA
- a CDS encoding tetratricopeptide repeat protein, whose amino-acid sequence MPRLLLTLMLCMSGTVLAATQSVDPAVFRALNAAQSAQQQGDYAAARRALEAATAPSGSLEQALLWRSRGYLAWAQGQNAAAIDWLEQALQSGELAADLAADEQLNLARLNLLERRYARVVELLAPRQAAAGEAELQLLVQAYQSLEQPAKALPLAERYVQANPRAADSWLQFLVAVNADLERYPAAERWQRRLLAREPEQSTRWRQLAALQQLGGGHAKALATLRAAHSKGLRFSAAELDSLALLAGAAQQPWQGAQLLTGMLEQGLLPRTAERQERLAQLWWQARERDAAAAQFRELAQRTGSARHWLSLAQLELEQRRWRAGLAALAKAEGVGAERRQVRAWREWAQQELRREEQDRHASAR is encoded by the coding sequence ATGCCTCGTCTGTTGCTAACGCTGATGCTCTGCATGAGCGGCACCGTGCTGGCTGCCACCCAGAGCGTCGACCCGGCGGTTTTCCGCGCCCTGAATGCCGCGCAGAGCGCCCAGCAGCAGGGCGACTACGCCGCCGCCCGGCGCGCCCTGGAGGCGGCCACGGCCCCGTCCGGCAGCCTGGAGCAGGCCCTGCTGTGGCGCAGTCGTGGCTACCTGGCCTGGGCGCAGGGGCAGAACGCCGCGGCGATCGACTGGCTGGAGCAGGCGCTGCAAAGCGGCGAGCTGGCCGCCGACCTGGCGGCCGATGAGCAGCTGAACCTGGCCAGACTGAATCTGCTGGAGCGCCGCTACGCGCGGGTCGTGGAGCTGCTGGCGCCGCGTCAGGCCGCGGCCGGGGAGGCGGAACTGCAACTGCTGGTGCAGGCCTATCAGAGCCTGGAACAGCCGGCAAAGGCCCTGCCCCTGGCCGAGCGCTACGTGCAGGCCAATCCCCGGGCAGCGGACAGCTGGCTGCAGTTCCTGGTGGCGGTAAACGCCGATCTCGAGCGTTATCCGGCCGCCGAGCGCTGGCAGCGCCGGCTGCTCGCTCGCGAGCCCGAGCAGTCCACGCGCTGGCGCCAGCTGGCGGCCTTGCAACAGTTGGGCGGCGGCCATGCCAAGGCCCTGGCTACCCTGCGTGCCGCCCACAGCAAGGGCCTGCGTTTCAGCGCGGCCGAACTGGACAGCCTGGCGCTGCTGGCCGGCGCGGCGCAGCAGCCCTGGCAGGGCGCCCAGCTGCTGACCGGGATGCTCGAGCAGGGGCTGCTGCCGCGTACCGCCGAGCGCCAGGAGCGCCTTGCCCAGCTCTGGTGGCAGGCGCGCGAGCGCGACGCGGCGGCGGCGCAGTTCCGCGAGCTGGCGCAGCGCACCGGCAGTGCCCGGCATTGGCTGAGCCTGGCCCAGCTGGAGCTGGAGCAGCGCCGTTGGCGTGCGGGCCTGGCCGCCCTGGCGAAGGCCGAGGGTGTCGGCGCCGAGCGCCGCCAGGTCCGTGCCTGGCGCGAATGGGCGCAGCAGGAGTTGCGCCGCGAGGAGCAGGATCGGCACGCCAGTGCACGCTGA
- a CDS encoding acyl-CoA thioesterase — translation MEPPFQLLLRVRYAECDAQQVVFNARYADYIDLAAGEFYRALLGSYRALLERGLDTQVVRLNIDWSASAHFDEVLELRVQTLRIGNSSYSLQVDILRHEDQRLLARGEVTYVMVDSTALHKVSVPDDLRELLQRGAPGVRIDQAG, via the coding sequence ATGGAGCCGCCCTTTCAGTTACTGCTGCGGGTGCGCTATGCCGAGTGCGACGCCCAGCAAGTGGTGTTCAACGCCCGCTACGCCGACTACATCGACCTGGCTGCCGGGGAGTTCTACCGGGCCCTGCTCGGCAGCTATCGGGCCTTGCTGGAGCGGGGCCTGGACACCCAGGTGGTGCGCCTGAACATCGACTGGAGCGCATCGGCGCACTTCGACGAGGTGCTCGAACTGCGCGTGCAGACCCTGCGCATCGGCAACAGTTCCTACAGCCTGCAGGTGGACATCCTGCGCCATGAGGACCAGCGGCTGCTCGCAAGGGGCGAAGTCACCTACGTCATGGTCGACAGCACGGCCTTGCACAAGGTCAGCGTTCCCGACGACCTGCGCGAATTGCTGCAGCGCGGCGCGCCGGGGGTGCGCATCGACCAGGCCGGCTAA
- a CDS encoding ExbD/TolR family protein, giving the protein MRMRRHHQQDEDTGIDLTPMLDVVFIMLIFFIVTSSFIKEAGVEVQRPQAQTASPQDKGNILIAITADGQVWMDKKQVDVRSVRAHVERLRVDQPDGAVVVQADQDARTGLVVQVMDQARLAGVQDVALAASTGAL; this is encoded by the coding sequence ATGAGAATGCGCCGTCATCACCAGCAAGACGAAGACACCGGCATCGACCTGACGCCGATGCTCGACGTGGTCTTCATCATGCTGATCTTCTTCATTGTCACCAGCTCCTTCATCAAGGAGGCCGGCGTCGAGGTGCAGCGTCCCCAGGCGCAGACCGCCAGCCCCCAGGACAAGGGCAATATCCTTATCGCCATCACCGCCGACGGCCAGGTGTGGATGGACAAAAAGCAGGTCGATGTGCGCAGCGTGCGCGCCCATGTCGAGCGCCTGCGGGTCGATCAGCCGGACGGTGCGGTGGTGGTACAGGCCGATCAGGATGCGCGCACCGGCCTGGTGGTGCAGGTCATGGACCAGGCGCGCCTGGCCGGCGTGCAGGACGTCGCCCTGGCCGCCAGTACGGGGGCGCTCTGA
- the trxA gene encoding thioredoxin: MSDTPYIFDVSGAASFEQLVVQNSFHKPVLVDFWAEWCAPCKALMPLLAKIAEGYQGELLLAKVDCDAEQDIVARFGIRSLPTVVLFKDGQPVDGFAGAQPESAIRAMLQPHVAEPAAPEADLLQSAQALFADGRIGEAEALLKQLLGEDNENAGALILYARCLAERGELGEAETVLNAVQGDEHKQALAGARAQLTFLRQAADLPEVASLKSRLAQNGEDDEAAYQLAIQQLARQQYEAALDALLKLFVRNRGYADGVAHKSLLQVFDLLGNDHPLVTTYRRKLYQAIY; this comes from the coding sequence ATGAGCGACACCCCCTATATCTTCGACGTATCCGGCGCCGCCAGCTTCGAACAGCTGGTCGTCCAGAACTCCTTTCACAAACCGGTGCTGGTGGACTTCTGGGCCGAATGGTGTGCGCCCTGCAAGGCGCTGATGCCGCTGCTGGCGAAGATCGCCGAGGGCTACCAGGGTGAGCTGCTGCTGGCCAAGGTCGACTGCGACGCCGAGCAGGACATCGTCGCCCGCTTCGGCATCCGCAGCCTGCCCACCGTGGTGCTGTTCAAGGACGGCCAGCCGGTCGATGGCTTCGCCGGCGCCCAGCCGGAGTCGGCGATCCGCGCCATGCTCCAGCCCCACGTCGCCGAGCCCGCGGCCCCCGAGGCCGACCTGCTGCAGAGCGCCCAGGCGCTGTTCGCCGACGGCCGCATCGGCGAAGCGGAAGCCCTGCTCAAGCAGTTGCTCGGCGAGGACAACGAAAACGCCGGCGCTCTGATTCTCTACGCCCGCTGCCTGGCCGAGCGGGGCGAACTGGGCGAAGCCGAGACCGTGCTCAATGCGGTCCAGGGCGATGAACACAAACAGGCCCTGGCCGGCGCCCGCGCGCAACTGACCTTCCTCCGGCAGGCCGCCGACCTGCCGGAGGTGGCCAGCCTGAAGAGCCGCCTGGCGCAGAACGGCGAAGACGACGAGGCCGCCTACCAGCTGGCCATTCAGCAACTGGCCCGCCAGCAGTACGAGGCGGCGCTGGACGCCCTACTCAAGCTGTTCGTGCGCAACCGCGGCTATGCCGACGGCGTGGCCCACAAGAGCCTGCTGCAGGTGTTCGACCTGCTCGGCAACGACCACCCGCTGGTCACCACTTACCGACGCAAGCTGTACCAGGCGATCTACTGA
- a CDS encoding DUF2796 domain-containing protein, with the protein MRRLLLALPFALLPLAIAQANEHDHAHESLSAHEHGAASLNVVLEGLRLELQLESPAMNLVGFEHAAASDADKAKVAAVKAELEQPLTLFALAAGDCKVTQVELQSPLFGGDAHDHEHHADEGEHSEVHAHYRFDCTRANELKQLDLGELFKRFPATEKIQVQLIGPSGQQGVELTAAQPRLSF; encoded by the coding sequence ATGCGCCGCCTGCTGCTTGCCCTGCCCTTCGCCCTGCTGCCCCTGGCCATCGCCCAGGCCAACGAGCACGACCATGCGCACGAGAGCCTGAGCGCCCACGAGCACGGCGCAGCCAGCCTCAATGTGGTACTCGAAGGCCTGCGCCTGGAACTGCAGCTGGAAAGCCCGGCGATGAACCTGGTGGGCTTCGAGCACGCCGCCGCAAGCGACGCCGACAAGGCCAAGGTTGCCGCCGTCAAGGCCGAGCTGGAGCAGCCGCTGACGCTGTTCGCCCTCGCCGCCGGCGACTGCAAGGTGACCCAGGTGGAACTGCAAAGCCCGCTATTTGGCGGCGATGCCCATGACCACGAGCACCACGCCGACGAAGGCGAGCACAGCGAGGTCCACGCCCACTATCGCTTCGACTGCACCCGCGCGAACGAATTGAAACAACTGGACCTGGGCGAACTGTTCAAACGCTTCCCCGCCACCGAGAAGATTCAGGTACAACTGATCGGCCCGAGCGGCCAGCAGGGCGTCGAGCTGACCGCGGCGCAGCCACGCCTGAGTTTCTGA
- a CDS encoding energy transducer TonB: MRLALSFLGACLMVLALFALMLYLVAPPRSQPSDAPVTVANFVRLDGEASRAATRSRQQAPQPPQAQPTQTPPAPTPLAAAPSTTLPALDLAVPSLSSAVSVASAPTPSLSGLAAGVSAPGSAAASEAAGQPGGAESEVMPLNDVSPEYPRYALQRGIQGHVRLAFTINRSGAVENLRVLEASPANVFEREARRAAVRWRFAPRTENGLAVAREAVKTLYFRLEGGR, translated from the coding sequence ATGCGTCTGGCGCTGTCCTTCCTCGGTGCCTGCCTGATGGTCCTGGCCTTGTTCGCCCTGATGCTCTACCTGGTCGCGCCGCCGCGCAGCCAGCCGAGCGATGCGCCGGTGACCGTGGCCAACTTCGTGCGCCTCGACGGCGAGGCGAGCCGTGCCGCCACCCGCTCGCGCCAGCAGGCACCGCAGCCGCCCCAGGCCCAGCCCACCCAGACGCCGCCGGCGCCCACGCCGCTGGCGGCGGCGCCCAGCACCACGCTGCCGGCCCTGGACCTGGCCGTGCCCAGCTTGAGCAGTGCGGTCAGTGTCGCCAGTGCGCCGACGCCGAGCCTCAGCGGCCTGGCGGCGGGCGTGTCGGCCCCCGGTAGCGCCGCCGCCAGCGAGGCCGCTGGCCAGCCCGGGGGGGCGGAGAGCGAGGTGATGCCGCTCAACGACGTCAGCCCCGAATACCCGCGCTACGCCCTGCAGCGCGGCATCCAGGGCCACGTCAGGCTGGCCTTCACCATCAACCGCTCCGGGGCGGTGGAGAACCTGCGGGTGCTGGAGGCCAGCCCGGCCAATGTCTTCGAGCGCGAGGCGCGCCGGGCCGCCGTGCGCTGGCGCTTCGCCCCGCGCACGGAGAATGGTCTGGCCGTGGCCCGCGAGGCGGTGAAGACCCTGTACTTCCGCCTGGAAGGAGGGCGCTGA
- a CDS encoding class I SAM-dependent methyltransferase — translation MNAPAQLQRALAELLGDARLGVATLPGSELRLWLIDAANMDRAFSPDETRRILEEPPYWCFCWASGLVLARWLAEHPHWVRGKRVLDFGAGSGVAAIAAARAGALEVMACDLDPLALLACQANAALNGVELSYSADFFQETDRFDLIIVADALYDRANLPLLDQFLSRGREALVADSRVRDFRHPLYQRLALLDACTWPDLAEPAEFRQVSLYHAQRS, via the coding sequence ATGAATGCGCCCGCGCAGCTGCAGCGCGCATTGGCCGAGCTGCTCGGCGACGCCCGCCTCGGCGTCGCCACCTTGCCCGGCAGCGAGCTGCGGCTGTGGCTGATCGATGCCGCCAATATGGATCGCGCCTTCAGCCCGGATGAAACCCGGCGCATCCTTGAGGAACCGCCCTACTGGTGTTTCTGCTGGGCCAGCGGCCTGGTGCTGGCGCGCTGGCTGGCCGAGCATCCGCACTGGGTACGCGGCAAGCGCGTGCTGGACTTCGGCGCCGGCTCCGGGGTGGCGGCCATTGCCGCGGCCAGGGCCGGAGCACTGGAAGTGATGGCCTGCGACCTGGATCCGCTGGCCCTGCTGGCCTGCCAGGCCAACGCTGCACTCAATGGCGTCGAGCTGAGCTACTCGGCGGACTTCTTTCAGGAGACCGACCGCTTCGACCTGATCATCGTCGCCGACGCGCTCTACGACCGCGCCAACCTGCCGCTGCTCGATCAGTTCCTCAGCCGCGGCCGTGAGGCCCTGGTGGCCGACTCGCGGGTACGGGATTTTCGCCACCCGCTGTATCAGCGCCTCGCGCTGCTCGACGCCTGCACCTGGCCGGACCTGGCCGAACCGGCTGAGTTTCGCCAGGTCAGCCTGTACCACGCACAACGCAGCTGA
- the nrdR gene encoding transcriptional regulator NrdR gives MHCPFCGANDTKVIDSRLVAEGEQVRRRRECLACEERFTTFETAELVMPRLIKQDGSRQPFDEEKLRAGMQRALEKRPVSIERLEAAIAHIKHKLRATGEREIKSLVLGELVMGELQKLDEVAYIRFASVYRRFQDLNEFREEIERLSREPSKD, from the coding sequence ATGCACTGTCCGTTCTGCGGTGCCAACGACACCAAGGTCATCGACTCGCGCCTGGTCGCCGAGGGCGAGCAAGTGCGCCGCCGGCGCGAGTGCCTGGCCTGCGAGGAGCGTTTCACCACCTTCGAAACCGCCGAGCTGGTGATGCCGCGGCTGATCAAGCAGGACGGCAGCCGCCAGCCCTTCGATGAAGAGAAGCTGCGCGCCGGCATGCAGCGTGCGCTGGAGAAGCGTCCGGTGAGCATCGAGCGCCTGGAGGCGGCCATCGCCCATATCAAGCACAAGCTGCGCGCCACCGGCGAGCGCGAGATCAAGTCGCTGGTGCTCGGTGAGTTGGTGATGGGCGAGCTGCAGAAGCTCGACGAGGTCGCCTACATCCGCTTCGCCTCGGTGTACCGGCGCTTCCAGGATCTCAACGAATTCCGCGAGGAAATCGAGCGCCTGTCCCGCGAGCCGTCGAAAGACTGA